In Stenotrophomonas sp. ESTM1D_MKCIP4_1, a single genomic region encodes these proteins:
- a CDS encoding TetR/AcrR family transcriptional regulator → MNTAHDTAGTDVRQRILASGRRTMGGKGFSAVGLNEVLNSAGVPKGSFYHYFGSKDAFGEALLQDYFDEYLGEMDQIFRAPGQTRATQLDHYFAAWMDSQSFEDCQGKCLAVKLGAEVADLSPAMRAALRTGTAGIIERLAQAIEDGRAEGSVAGNGSAHALAQSLYQLWLGASIMVKIVRGPQPFESALATTQQMLHPSR, encoded by the coding sequence ATGAACACTGCCCACGACACCGCAGGCACCGACGTCCGCCAGAGAATCCTGGCCAGCGGCCGTCGCACCATGGGCGGCAAGGGTTTCTCGGCGGTGGGCCTGAACGAGGTTCTGAACTCGGCCGGCGTACCCAAGGGCTCGTTCTACCACTACTTCGGCTCGAAGGACGCGTTCGGCGAGGCTCTGCTGCAGGACTACTTCGACGAATATCTGGGCGAAATGGACCAGATATTCCGTGCGCCCGGCCAGACCCGGGCCACACAGCTGGACCACTACTTCGCTGCGTGGATGGACAGCCAGTCCTTCGAGGACTGCCAGGGCAAGTGCCTGGCGGTGAAGCTGGGTGCCGAGGTGGCTGATCTATCGCCCGCCATGCGCGCGGCGCTGCGCACCGGAACTGCCGGCATCATCGAACGCCTCGCGCAGGCGATCGAGGACGGCCGGGCCGAGGGTTCTGTGGCCGGCAACGGGTCCGCACACGCGCTGGCACAAAGCCTGTACCAGCTGTGGCTGGGCGCCAGCATCATGGTGAAGATCGTGCGCGGCCCGCAGCCCTTCGAGAGCGCGCTGGCAACCACACAGCAGATGTTGCACCCCTCACGCTGA
- a CDS encoding isochorismatase family cysteine hydrolase produces the protein MDAPTALIIIDLFSLFDFPDGPRLAPIAAHAADRAAKLRSAFDARGLPVIHANDNFGQWKRDFPALVDACREQGGAAAHIASILAPEPHHYFILKPKHSAFLATPLPVLLAKLCVKRLVLAGMALDSCVLATALDANSREYETVVAWQATASLPDRRHAALRLLQRSGAVKVLDDRGVIALLDAG, from the coding sequence ATGGACGCGCCTACCGCCCTGATCATCATCGACCTGTTCAGCCTGTTCGATTTTCCAGATGGACCACGTCTGGCTCCCATTGCAGCCCACGCTGCAGATCGGGCTGCGAAGCTGCGCAGCGCCTTTGACGCGCGCGGTCTTCCGGTCATCCATGCCAACGACAACTTTGGCCAGTGGAAGCGTGACTTTCCTGCACTGGTGGATGCCTGCCGCGAGCAGGGAGGTGCGGCAGCGCATATCGCCTCCATCCTGGCACCGGAGCCCCATCACTACTTCATCCTCAAGCCCAAGCACTCCGCATTCCTCGCCACACCGCTGCCTGTGCTGCTGGCCAAGCTCTGCGTCAAACGGCTGGTACTTGCTGGCATGGCCCTGGATTCGTGCGTGCTTGCAACCGCGCTTGACGCCAATTCCCGCGAGTATGAAACCGTTGTTGCCTGGCAAGCCACCGCATCCCTGCCTGACCGTCGCCACGCCGCCCTGCGGCTGCTGCAACGCTCCGGCGCCGTCAAAGTGCTGGATGATCGAGGGGTGATCGCCCTGCTGGATGCCGGCTGA
- a CDS encoding DUF4198 domain-containing protein: MKTHSLLAAAALALAASLPAYAHTPYLVPSSFTPRAGQTIAMDASFAETFFVPETAFDGSQFTVTGPDGSEAPLAAQAMKTRTVAEYTLPAGTGTYRLSTGPRLGALFRTWEQNGKRASSRDPAVKIPAGSKVISDFQSLTQADSYVTVGNPDHAALAPRNKGVELVPVSHPSDLYVGETFDFIVQYDGAPLANQAVEITEAVWSSDRTPQVVTLKSDAAGHVRMPLSAAGTWVALTRHRTAAPAGAQVAEYSNSVTLTFRVLNP, translated from the coding sequence ATGAAGACGCATTCCCTGCTTGCCGCCGCCGCGCTGGCGCTGGCCGCATCCCTGCCGGCATACGCCCACACGCCTTACCTGGTCCCCAGCAGCTTCACGCCGCGGGCAGGGCAGACCATTGCCATGGACGCCTCGTTCGCCGAGACCTTCTTCGTACCGGAGACGGCGTTCGACGGCAGCCAGTTCACCGTGACCGGTCCGGACGGCAGCGAAGCGCCGCTGGCTGCGCAGGCCATGAAGACCCGTACCGTGGCGGAATACACGCTGCCGGCAGGCACCGGCACCTACCGCCTCAGCACCGGCCCGCGCCTCGGCGCGCTGTTCCGTACCTGGGAACAGAACGGCAAGCGCGCAAGCTCGCGCGACCCGGCGGTGAAGATTCCCGCTGGTTCCAAGGTCATCTCCGATTTCCAGTCGCTCACCCAGGCCGACAGCTACGTCACCGTGGGCAACCCCGATCACGCCGCGCTTGCGCCGCGCAACAAGGGCGTGGAACTGGTACCGGTCAGCCACCCCAGCGATCTGTACGTGGGCGAGACCTTCGATTTCATCGTGCAGTACGACGGCGCGCCGCTGGCCAACCAGGCCGTGGAGATCACCGAGGCGGTCTGGAGCTCGGACCGCACGCCGCAGGTCGTCACCCTGAAAAGTGATGCCGCCGGGCACGTGCGCATGCCGCTGTCTGCGGCCGGCACCTGGGTCGCGCTGACCCGCCACCGCACGGCCGCACCGGCGGGTGCGCAGGTTGCCGAGTACAGCAACAGCGTGACTCTCACGTTCCGCGTGCTGAATCCCTGA
- a CDS encoding YbfB/YjiJ family MFS transporter: MTQVGSAPHVTPYRVILAGICALVLTVGLARFAYTPMLPIMKAQAGLGYVAAGWLAAINYAGYMAGTLLAATAGTLHTRYVLYRIGLVVAVASTVAMGLTRDPVAWGVLRFLSGLSSVAGLLLASGLVLNWLLQHGRRPDLGLHFTGMGLGIVVSGAAVVLTLPALAWSGQWIALGVLGLAFFVPAWCWMPAPASPPAAANPQASPSAAASGAWMRLLSAAYLCAGFGFVIGATFIVAILETLPVLQGRGGWVWVIVGVAALPSTFVWDRIARRSGATRALAAAYVLQGVGMLLPAVSSSAAVNLLSAALFGSTFVGIVSLTLALVGRHAPSNPSKGMARITLGYGVAQIIGPIIAGYMAKATGTYQGALVATALLMGCGALLLYVADRQERR, from the coding sequence ATGACCCAGGTAGGAAGCGCGCCCCACGTCACGCCATATCGCGTGATCCTCGCCGGCATCTGCGCGCTGGTCCTCACCGTCGGGCTGGCCCGCTTCGCCTACACGCCGATGCTGCCGATCATGAAGGCGCAGGCGGGCCTGGGCTACGTGGCGGCCGGTTGGCTGGCGGCCATCAACTACGCCGGTTACATGGCCGGCACCCTGCTGGCCGCTACAGCCGGCACGCTGCATACGCGCTACGTGCTGTACCGCATCGGCCTGGTGGTGGCCGTGGCCAGTACCGTCGCCATGGGCCTGACCCGCGATCCGGTTGCCTGGGGTGTCCTGCGCTTTCTGTCCGGGCTGTCCAGCGTGGCGGGGCTGCTTCTGGCCTCCGGACTGGTACTGAACTGGCTGCTGCAGCACGGGCGTCGCCCGGATCTCGGCCTGCACTTCACTGGCATGGGACTGGGCATCGTGGTTTCCGGCGCGGCGGTGGTGCTGACGCTGCCGGCGCTGGCGTGGTCGGGACAGTGGATCGCATTGGGTGTGCTCGGGCTGGCGTTCTTCGTGCCGGCCTGGTGCTGGATGCCTGCCCCGGCGTCGCCCCCCGCTGCTGCCAATCCCCAGGCTTCGCCGTCAGCCGCAGCGTCGGGCGCGTGGATGCGTCTGCTCAGCGCGGCTTACCTGTGTGCAGGCTTTGGCTTTGTCATCGGCGCCACCTTCATTGTTGCCATTCTCGAAACGCTGCCCGTGCTGCAGGGCAGGGGAGGCTGGGTCTGGGTCATCGTCGGCGTGGCGGCGCTGCCCTCCACCTTCGTCTGGGACCGCATCGCCCGCCGCTCCGGTGCCACCCGCGCGTTGGCGGCGGCCTACGTGTTGCAGGGCGTCGGCATGCTGTTGCCGGCCGTTTCATCCAGCGCGGCCGTCAATCTGCTGTCGGCCGCGTTGTTCGGCTCCACCTTCGTCGGCATCGTCAGCCTCACCCTGGCGCTTGTGGGGCGGCACGCGCCGTCCAACCCGTCCAAGGGCATGGCCCGCATCACGCTGGGCTACGGCGTGGCACAGATCATCGGGCCGATCATCGCGGGGTACATGGCCAAAGCGACCGGCACCTACCAGGGGGCACTGGTGGCGACGGCGCTGTTGATGGGCTGCGGAGCGCTGCTGCTGTACGTCGCAGATCGCCAGGAACGGCGTTGA
- a CDS encoding GAF domain-containing protein, with translation MTDHSAAAFTETERQQALDALHVVGSLPEPAYDDIVKVAAAVCGTPMALVTLIDRDRQWFKAKVGVEGSETDRDVAVCDHTIRQPDRLLEVGDLKQDSRFVDNPVLNEIGARFYAGMPLVTREGAAVGAVCVVDLSPRSLSQEQRDALQALARLTMTLMEARSRERQQEVATILEQSPLVEAAHATGTACTVVILELQDMAALADQMGERSLERQLQQLDVALEHCLDTQRGDSINRVTGSGEFIAVLGSDQANVTVAALQAVADEASSRLARPLLLGAAGGTGEESTSAVFLRADRELSARKDELR, from the coding sequence ATGACGGATCATTCTGCTGCCGCATTCACTGAAACCGAACGCCAGCAGGCGCTGGACGCGCTGCACGTGGTCGGCAGCCTGCCCGAGCCGGCCTACGATGACATCGTGAAGGTGGCCGCCGCCGTCTGCGGTACGCCGATGGCACTGGTGACGCTGATTGATCGCGACCGCCAATGGTTCAAGGCCAAGGTCGGCGTCGAGGGCAGCGAAACCGACCGCGACGTGGCGGTCTGTGACCATACGATCCGGCAGCCTGATCGGCTGCTGGAGGTGGGTGACCTGAAACAGGACAGCCGCTTCGTCGATAACCCCGTATTGAACGAGATCGGCGCGCGCTTCTACGCCGGCATGCCCCTGGTCACGCGCGAAGGCGCAGCCGTCGGTGCTGTCTGCGTGGTGGATCTGTCGCCGCGCTCGCTGAGCCAGGAACAGCGCGACGCCCTGCAGGCCCTGGCCCGCCTGACCATGACACTGATGGAGGCGCGCAGCCGCGAGCGGCAGCAGGAAGTGGCGACGATTCTGGAGCAGAGCCCGCTGGTGGAAGCCGCTCATGCCACCGGAACCGCCTGCACGGTGGTCATTCTTGAGCTCCAGGACATGGCGGCGCTGGCCGACCAGATGGGCGAGCGCAGCCTGGAACGCCAGCTGCAGCAGCTTGATGTGGCGCTTGAGCACTGCCTGGATACGCAGCGCGGCGACAGCATCAACCGGGTGACCGGCAGCGGCGAGTTCATCGCGGTGCTGGGCAGCGACCAGGCCAACGTAACCGTGGCCGCCCTGCAGGCGGTGGCCGATGAGGCGTCCTCGCGACTGGCCCGGCCGCTGCTGCTGGGGGCTGCCGGTGGAACCGGCGAAGAGAGCACCAGCGCGGTGTTCCTGCGCGCCGACCGCGAACTGAGTGCGCGCAAGGACGAACTGCGCTGA
- a CDS encoding type 1 glutamine amidotransferase domain-containing protein, whose protein sequence is MKVLIVLTSHDQLGDTGHKTGFWLEELAAPYYAFKDAGAQIVLASPKGGQPPLDPKSNEPAFQTELTRRFEADADAKAQLAATVRLDSVDAADFDTVFYPGGHGPLWDLANDTHSIALIESFVASGKPVGLVCHAPGVLRQVKAPDGRPLVAGKQVTGFANSEEDAVGLTNVVPFLVEEMLKDLGGDYSKGPDWGSYVLRDGLLITGQNPGSSAEAAAVLIQAVDPT, encoded by the coding sequence ATGAAAGTCCTCATCGTTCTGACCTCGCACGACCAGCTTGGCGACACCGGCCATAAGACCGGGTTCTGGCTGGAAGAACTGGCCGCCCCCTACTACGCCTTCAAGGATGCGGGCGCGCAGATCGTGCTGGCCTCGCCCAAGGGCGGCCAGCCGCCGCTGGACCCGAAGAGCAACGAGCCCGCGTTCCAGACGGAACTGACCCGCCGCTTTGAAGCCGACGCCGACGCCAAGGCGCAGTTGGCCGCCACCGTCCGCCTGGACAGCGTGGATGCCGCCGACTTCGATACCGTGTTCTACCCCGGCGGCCACGGCCCGCTGTGGGATCTGGCCAACGACACCCATTCCATCGCGCTGATCGAATCGTTCGTTGCCAGCGGCAAGCCGGTCGGTCTGGTCTGCCATGCACCGGGCGTGCTGCGCCAGGTCAAGGCGCCCGACGGCCGGCCGCTGGTAGCGGGCAAGCAGGTCACCGGTTTTGCCAACAGCGAAGAAGACGCCGTGGGCCTGACCAATGTGGTGCCCTTCCTGGTGGAAGAGATGCTGAAGGACCTGGGCGGCGACTACTCGAAGGGCCCGGACTGGGGCTCCTACGTGCTGCGCGACGGCCTGCTGATCACCGGGCAGAACCCGGGCTCCTCGGCCGAAGCCGCGGCCGTACTGATCCAGGCGGTAGACCCGACCTGA
- a CDS encoding NAD(P)H-binding protein: MHRAQEQAAELNALGARPVQGDLLELDVASLAAHMQGCDVVVFTAGAGGKGGASMTDAIDGRGLELAVAAAQAAAVPRFLLVSAFPEAGRGKHLSDTFENYMAVKKRADVHLAESALDWVILRPGTLTDEPGTGRVRAGLAIPYGSIARADVAATLLGLIEHPQVRRCIIELTEGETPVFDALQAL, encoded by the coding sequence CTGCACCGCGCACAGGAACAGGCTGCCGAACTGAACGCGCTGGGCGCGCGGCCGGTCCAGGGTGACCTGCTGGAACTGGATGTCGCTTCACTGGCGGCACACATGCAGGGCTGCGATGTGGTCGTTTTCACGGCGGGCGCGGGCGGCAAGGGTGGGGCGTCGATGACCGACGCCATCGATGGCCGCGGGCTGGAGCTGGCCGTCGCCGCGGCACAGGCGGCCGCCGTGCCGCGCTTCCTGCTGGTGTCGGCGTTCCCGGAAGCCGGGCGCGGAAAGCATCTCTCCGATACGTTTGAAAACTATATGGCGGTGAAGAAGCGCGCCGATGTGCACCTGGCGGAGAGTGCGCTGGACTGGGTGATCCTGCGCCCGGGCACGCTCACCGACGAACCGGGCACCGGCCGGGTACGCGCCGGCTTGGCCATTCCCTATGGCAGCATCGCCCGCGCCGATGTCGCGGCCACGCTGCTGGGCCTGATCGAACACCCGCAGGTGCGCCGCTGCATCATCGAACTCACCGAGGGCGAAACGCCCGTGTTCGATGCCCTGCAGGCGCTGTAA
- a CDS encoding NAD-dependent epimerase/dehydratase family protein, producing MSQILIVGAAGNVGRALVQQASARGHRVLGCTAHRNRLPN from the coding sequence ATGAGCCAGATACTCATCGTCGGCGCCGCCGGCAACGTCGGCCGTGCATTGGTACAACAGGCCAGCGCACGCGGCCACCGCGTACTGGGCTGCACCGCGCACAGGAACAGGCTGCCGAACTGA
- a CDS encoding BLUF domain-containing protein, with the protein MANRAIAYASEAVPDLPEDRLAALVEDAARFNRDAGITGILLFDGQRFLQYIEGPEDALGVAYGRILGAGSHHEIVELARGRVGRRMFPYWSMRLLPTGARELSQAAYADWRGFVRRAGREGRPVAAMDHLAAVVAPHLG; encoded by the coding sequence ATGGCAAACCGCGCAATCGCTTACGCCAGCGAAGCTGTTCCCGACCTTCCCGAAGACCGCCTGGCCGCTCTGGTCGAGGATGCCGCACGATTCAACCGGGACGCGGGCATCACCGGCATCCTGCTGTTTGATGGGCAACGCTTTCTCCAGTACATCGAGGGGCCCGAGGACGCGTTGGGGGTAGCATACGGCCGCATCCTCGGCGCCGGCAGCCACCACGAGATCGTCGAGCTTGCGCGCGGGCGGGTTGGCCGGCGGATGTTTCCTTACTGGTCCATGCGGCTGCTGCCCACCGGCGCCCGCGAGCTCAGCCAGGCGGCCTATGCAGACTGGCGCGGCTTTGTGCGCAGGGCAGGGCGCGAGGGCCGTCCAGTGGCGGCGATGGACCATCTGGCGGCCGTGGTCGCCCCGCACCTGGGCTGA